The segment CCTGATTTGGGATCTGGCAGGACATTTCTGCAGCCGGGGTACCCGGGCGTCTGGAAAAGGAAAACACGTGCAGATAGGCTATGTCCAATCCCCGCAGGAAGTTGTGCGTGGTATCGAATTCGGTTTCCGTCTCGCCGGGAAAGCCGGTTATGACGTCCAGGCCGATCGCGGCATCGGGCCATAAAGACAGGATGCCGCTGACCAGTTGCTTGAATTCAGCCGTGCCCTGGCGCCGGCCCATTCGCTTCAGAACGCTGTCGCAGCCTGACTGGAGGGCGAGGTGGAAATGGGGGCAGAGCTTGGAACAGGAGCGAAGCCGGGCAAGCAGGCCGGACGTGACCAACATGGGTTCCAATGAGCTTAGGCGGATAAGTTCAAGTCCCTCTACCCTTTGCAAGGCCTCGACCACTTCGGCCAGTCCGTTGTTGCCGTCACGATAGAGGCCCAGGTTTACCCCGCCCAGGACGATCTCCCTGTAACCGCTATCCACAAAGAGTTTGGCCTGGGTGATGATGTCTCCGATGCTGGCGGAACGGCTGTTTCCCCGGCCATAGGGGATCGCGCAATAGGCGCAGCGGAAATCACAGCCATCTTGGATCTTCTGGAAGGCGCGGCTGTGCTCAACCATCCTGAGCACGGGGCGAAAACTGTAATCCGTGGCAGCCATGATGTCGGTAAATTGATAATCCAGGCTATCCAACAATTGCGCGATATCCTGCTTGTTCTGGTTGTCCACGATGAGGTCGATCTCCCCCATTTGCCTGATCTCATCAGGATTGCGCTGGGCAAAGCAGCCGGTTACCACGATCCGGATAGATGGATCTTCCTCTTTGCGCTTCAGCGCTTTGCGGATCAGGTTGCGGCTCTTGAAATCCGTGCGGCCGGTAACGGTGCAGGTGTTGATGATATAGATGTCCGCGGGATCGTCAAAGGGCACGATGATGTGGTTGGAAATGCCGAATTGGCCAGCGATCGCAGAAGATTCAAAGGCGTTGGTCTTGCAGCCCAGAGTGGCGATGGCGACGCGGATCACTGCTGTGCTTTAGCCAGGTACGCGTAGATGGCGGGGGCGTAGGCCTGATGCTCGATCGCGAGGACCCGGGCGGCGATCTCTTCGGCGGATCGGCAATCTGAGATGTCCACTTCTCTCTGCGCTATGATCTCGCCGTGGTCATAGATGGGATCGACGCGGTGGATGGAAACGCCGGAAACCACGTCCACGCTGGAAAAAACCGCCTCATGCACCCTGCTGCCGTACATGCCCTTGCCTCCGTATTTGGGTAGCAGGGCGGGATGGATGTTGAGCACGGGAATCCCCACCTGCTCGAGAAAATCGGCCGAAAGCAGATTCATGAAGCCGGCCAGGGCGATCAGGTCAATTTTCTCAGATGCGCACAGGCACAGAAGCCTGGACTCAAACTCCTCCGTATGCCGCGGATTCAGGATATGGCAGGGAATACCCAATTCCCGGCATAGCCCGGCAACCGGGGCTTGAGGCTTGGAAGCCGTGGCAAAACTGATCTGGACGGGCAATCCATGCTCCTTGAAATAGCTGTGCATAGCCCGCAGATTGGAGCCGCGGCCATGTCCGCTGGTGAGGACTGCTATTCGCCAGGCTTCAGGTGCAGTTCTTTCCACTGAGTTGCGGAAACCTCGGAAGGTGCCTGGCACATCAGGTCTGTCGCCTTCAGGGTTTTGGGGAAGGCGATCACGTCGCGGATGGATTCGGCACCGCTCATGATCATCACCAGCCTGTCGATGCCAGGGGCGATCCCGCCGTGCGGCGGAGTTCCGTATTTGAGGGCTTCCAGGAAGAATCCGAAGCGCTGTTTGAGCTCTTCCTCGCTGAAGCCGAGGATGTCGAAGATCTTCTTCTGCAGGTCGTAACGATGGCAACGG is part of the Candidatus Syntrophosphaera sp. genome and harbors:
- the mtaB gene encoding tRNA (N(6)-L-threonylcarbamoyladenosine(37)-C(2))-methylthiotransferase MtaB, with product MIRVAIATLGCKTNAFESSAIAGQFGISNHIIVPFDDPADIYIINTCTVTGRTDFKSRNLIRKALKRKEEDPSIRIVVTGCFAQRNPDEIRQMGEIDLIVDNQNKQDIAQLLDSLDYQFTDIMAATDYSFRPVLRMVEHSRAFQKIQDGCDFRCAYCAIPYGRGNSRSASIGDIITQAKLFVDSGYREIVLGGVNLGLYRDGNNGLAEVVEALQRVEGLELIRLSSLEPMLVTSGLLARLRSCSKLCPHFHLALQSGCDSVLKRMGRRQGTAEFKQLVSGILSLWPDAAIGLDVITGFPGETETEFDTTHNFLRGLDIAYLHVFSFSRRPGTPAAEMSCQIPNQEKSRRTSILTGLSTQKKEAYKQKLIQDGIPLSGVCESIEEGLGTCLSDHYIRAYKSGGVRQNEVFRIIPRQLHRDGLI
- a CDS encoding phosphoribosylglycinamide formyltransferase, whose product is MERTAPEAWRIAVLTSGHGRGSNLRAMHSYFKEHGLPVQISFATASKPQAPVAGLCRELGIPCHILNPRHTEEFESRLLCLCASEKIDLIALAGFMNLLSADFLEQVGIPVLNIHPALLPKYGGKGMYGSRVHEAVFSSVDVVSGVSIHRVDPIYDHGEIIAQREVDISDCRSAEEIAARVLAIEHQAYAPAIYAYLAKAQQ